The DNA sequence CGCCTCGGCGTGGACGCGCGCGGCGTCGGGCACGAACGGGATGGCGCCGAACGAGGTGAACGCGACGTCGAACGAGGCGTCGGCGAACGGCAGCGCCCGCGCGTCCGCCTGCAGCACCGGGACGCGCGCGCCCGTGGCGGCGTCGAGCCTCGCGGCGGCGGCGAGCATGCCGTGCGAGACGTCGGTGGCCACGACGTCGGCGCCGCGCGTGGCCAGCCAGCGTGAGCACTGCGCGCCGCCCGCGCCGACCTCGAGCACCCGGCGCCCGGCCACGTCGCCGAGCAGGTGCGCCTGCGCCTCGGTGAGGCCCTCGGGCCCCCAACGGAACCCGGCGTCGCCGAGGAACTCGCGGTGCTCGTCGAGGTACTCGGCGGCGTGCGCGTCCCACCACCCGCGGCCCGCAGCCCCGCCCTCAGCGTCGGGGACGTGGCGGTAGCCGACCGACTCGATCTCGCTCATGCGCCCATCCTGCCGGGTGAACTGGCGCGTGGGGCCACACGAGGCGTCTCCGACACGACGTGGACAGGCCACATCGATAGGATCGAGGCGGTGCGCAATCAGCGCGCCGAGGACCTGGGGACGTCGAAGACCTGGAGGATGCGTGCGAGTCGGACTGCTGACCGGTGGCGGGGACGTTCCCGGACTGAACGCGGCGATCAGGGCCGTGGTCAAGCGGGGCGAGGGCCGCCACGGTCACTCGATCGTGGGCTTCCGCAACGGCTGGCGCGGCCTGGCTGACGGCGACGTCATGCAACTGGGGCGCCAGCACATCCGCAACGTCCTGGCGACGGGCGGAACGCTGCTCGGAACGGCGCGCTACCACCCGCACTCGGACGACGGCGGCATGGACGCGGTCCTGTCGACGCTCGAGGCCGAGCGCATCGAGGCGCTCATCGTCGTCGGCGGTGACGGCACGCTGCACGCCGCGAGCAAGGTCGCCGAGGCGGGCATCCGCATCGTCGCGATCCCCAAGACGATCGACAACGACGTGTGGGGCACCGACCGCTCGATCGGATTCGACACCGCGGTGACCATCGCGACCGAGGCCGTCGACCGCATCCACACCACGGCCGAGTCGCACAACCGCGTCATGCTCGTCGAGGTCATGGGCCGCACGGCCGGCTGGATCGCCGCGACCGCGGGCATCGCGGGCGGCGCCGAGGTGGTGCTCGCCCCCGAGCAGCCCTTCGACATCGACAAGATCGTCAAGTTCCTCAAGCACCGCCACCGGGCGCACGCGAGCTTCTCGATCATCGTCGTGGCCGAGGGCGCGGTGCCCGCCGAGGGCACGTCGATGCAGTACGAGACGCAGCTGGGGCGGTTCGGCGAGATCGTCGCCGGGTCGATCTCGGAGCGCCTCAAGGTGGAGATCGCCGACCGCACCGGGTTCGACACCCGTGTGACGGTGCTCGGCCACATCCAGCGTGGTGGCTCGCCGACGGCGGCCGACCGCATCCTGGGCTCGCGCTTCGGCGTCGCCGCGATCGACGCGGTGACCCGCGGCGAGACGGGGATGATGACGGCGCTGCGCGGCGACGAGATCGTGCTGGTGCCGCTGTCCGAGATCGCCGGCAAGGTCAAGCACGTGCCCACCGAGCTGCTCGACGTGGCCCAGACGCTGGCCTGACCTGAGCGTCGCCCTGACCCCGTCCGTGACCTGCGTGAGCGCGGATTGACCCTCCGTGCCCGCCGTCGCTAGGATGGTCGGCGGTGCCGTGCGCCCGCCGACAGGTGGTCGAGGCGCCAAGCCCCTGTCCGCACGACTCCTTGTCCACATCGGAGCATCCACTTCATGACCATCCCCACTACGAGGTCCGTCCCGCAGGTCGCCGTCAACGACATCGGCACCGAGGAAGACCTTCTTGCCGCCATCGACGCCACCATCAAGAACTTCAACGATGGTGACATCGTCGAGGGCACGATCGTCAAGGTCGACCGTGACGAGGTCCTCCTCGACATCGGCTACAAGACCGAGGGTGTGATCCCCTCGCGCGAGCTGTCCATCAAGCACGACGTCGACCCGTCCGAGGTCGTGAGCCTCGGCGACGTCGTCGAGGCCCTGGTCCTCCAGAAGGAGGACAAGGAGGGTCGCCTGATCCTGTCCAAGAAGCGCGCCCAGTACGAGCGCGCCTGGGGCACGATCGAGAAGATCAAGGAGGAGGACGGCGTCGTCACCGGCACCGTCATCGAGGTCGTCAAGGGCGGCCTCATCCTCGACATCGGTCTTCGCGGCTTCCTGCCCGCCTCGCTCGTGGAGATGCGTCGTGTCCGCGACCTCATGCCGTACGTCGGCAAGGAGATCGAGGCGAAGATCATCGAGCTCGACAAGAACCGCAACAACGTCGTGCTCTCGCGCCGCGCCTGGCTCGAGCAGACGCAGTCCGAGGTGCGCTCGACCTTCCTGCAGACCCTGCAGAAGGGCCAGGTCCGCCCCGGTGTCGTCTCGTCGATCGTCAACTTCGGCGCGTTCGTGGACCTCGGCGGCGTCGACGGTCTGGTGCACGTCTCGGAGCTGTCCTGGAAGCACATCGACCACCCGTCCGAGGTCGTCGAGGTCGGCCAGGAGGTCACGGTCGAGGTGCTCGACGTCGACTTCGACCGCGAGCGTGTCTCCCTGTCGCTCAAGGCGACGCAGGAGGACCCGTGGCAGACCTTCGCGCGCACCCACGCCATCGGCCAGGTCGTGCCCGGCAAGGTCACCAAGCTCGTCCCGTTCGGCGCGTTCGTGCGCGTCGAGGACGGCATCGAGGGCCTCGTGCACATCTCGGAGCTGGCCGTGCGCCACGTCGAGCTGCCTGAGCAGGTCGTCACGGTGGGCCAGGAGGTGTTCGTCAAGGTCATCGACATCGACCTGGAGCGCCGCCGCATCTCGCTGTCGCTCAAGCAGGCCAACGAGGGCGTGGACCCGGAGTCCGAGGACTTCGACCCCGCGCTGTACGGCATGGCCGCCGAGTACGACGAGAACGGGGAGTACAAGTACCCCGAGGGCTTCGACCCGGAGACCAACGAGTGGCTCGAGGGCTTCGAGGCGCAGCGCGAGGCCTGGGAGGCCGAGTACGCCAAGGCCCACGAGCGCTGGACGGCTCACCGCGAGCAGGTGCGCGCGGCCTACGCGGCCGACGCGGACGCCGCGGCCGACACCGCGACGGGCGGCGGCTCGTCGTCCTACTCCTCGGCCGCTCCGGCCGTGGAGGCGACCGGCACGCTCGCCTCGGACGAGGCGCTCGCCGCGCTGCGCGAGAAGCTCACCGGCAACTGACCGCCTGAGCCGATCGCCTGATCGCACGCGAAGGCCCGCCACCCCTCGGGGGTGGCGGGCCTTCGCCGTTGTCTAGGGTGGCCCCATGGCCTGGCGCACTCGCTCGTCCCGCACCGCATACTCGAACCAGTGGATCCGCGTCAGGGAGGACGAGGTGGTCATGCCCGACGGGCGCGACGGCCTCTACGGCGTCGTGGAGATGCGACATCCGGCGGTCTTCGTCGTCGCGCTCGATGACGCGGACCGGGTCCTGCTGGTCGACGTCGACCGCTACACGGTCGGCCGCTCGCTCGAGGTCGTCGCGGGCGGCAGCGACGGCGAGCCGGCGCTGGTCGCGGCGCAGCGTGAGCTGCGCGAGGAGGCCGGTCTGGAGGCGGACGAGTGGGTGCGCGTGGGCGCCATGAACGCGCTCAACGGCGTGTGCGTGGCTCCCGAGGTTGTGTTCGTCGCGAGAGGGCTGCGCACGGCACGTGACGCGGCGCTGGCCATGTCCCAGGCCGAGGAGGGCATCGAGCAGGTGCGCTGGGTCCCGTTCGGCACGGCGCTCGCCATGATGGCCAGCGGCGAGATCACCGACGGCGAGACCATGGCCGCCCTCGCGCTGGCCCTCGCCGGCGGACACGTCGGCGTGAGCTGAGGCAGCGCGCCATGGACATCGCCGTCTCCGGCGCCAGCGGTCTGATCGGACGCGCGCTGACCTGGTCGCTCACGGCCGACGGCCACCGTGTCGTGCCGTTGGTGCGCCCGGGCCGCCCGGGCGCGGGCGTCGCCTGGGACCCGGAGCGGGGTGTGATCGACGGCTCGGGACTGGAGGGCCTCGACGCCGTCGTGCACCTCGCGGGCCAAGGGGTGGCCTCTGGACCCTGGAGCGCGGCGCGACGGGAGCGGATTTTGGGCAGCCGCCGCGACGGCGCCGCACTGCTCGCCGGCGCGATGGCGCGCCTGGCGCGGCCGCCGCGGGTGCTCGTGTCCGGGTCGGCTGTCGGGTACTACGGCAGCCGCGGCGACCAGGTGCTCACCGAGGACGCCGAGCCCGGCGGTGACTTCCTCGCCCGCGTGTGTGTCGCATGGGAGGCGGCGACGCGCGCCGCGCGCGAGGCCGGTGTGCGCGTGGTCCACGTGCGCACGGGCATGGTCCTGGCCACCTCGGGAGGCGCACTCGGTCCGCAGCGCGTGGCGTTCCGGCTCGGGCTCGGCGCGAAGGCCGGCGACGGGCGGCAGTGGATGTCGTGGATCCACCTCGACGACGAGGTCGCGGCGATCCGCCACGCCATCGAGACGCCGTCACTGGCCGGCGCCGCCAATCTCGTGTCGCCGCACCCGGTGACCAACGCCCAGTTCGCCCGGTCCTTCGCCCGCTCGCTCGGTCGGCGGGCGCCCCTGACGATCCCGCGCCTGGCGACGGCGCTCCCGTTCGGCGTCGGGCCGCTGGTCGAGTCGCTGCTGTTCGTGAGCCAGCGGGCCGTGCCGGCGGCGCTGGAGCGCGCCGGCTTCCGCTTCCGCCACCCCGACCTGGACGAGGCGCTCGCGTCCCTGTGACCGTGTGCTTTCGGTGCGACGGCGCGCGCATGGCGCGCTCACGGCGCTGGGACCGCGCGCCGTTCGCGTGTCAGGCCGCGGGCTCGTGGGCGAACTGCGTCGCGTGCAGGTCCGCGTAGAGCCCTCCGGCCGCGAGCAGGTCGGTGTGCGTGCCCGACTCGACGACGCGGCCGCCGTCGAGCACGACGATGAGGTCGGCCGCCCGGACGGTCGACAGGCGGTGTGCGATGACCAGGCTGGTGCGGCCCACCAGCGCCCGGTCGAGGGCCGCCTGGACGGCCGCCTCGCTCTCCGAGTCGAGGTGCGCGGTGGCCTCGTCGAGCACGACGACGTCGGGCGCCTTGAGCAGCAGCCGTGCGATCGCCAGACGCTGGCGCTCGCCGCCCGACAGCCGGTAGCCGCGGTCGCCGACGACGGTGTCCAGGCCCTCGGGCAGGCTCGCCACCAGGTCCCACACGTGTGCGCCGCGCAGCGCGGCCTCAAGGTCGGCGTCGCTCGCCTCGGGGCGAGCGAACCGCAGGTTCTCCGCGATCGTGTCGTGGAAGAGGTGCGCCTCCTGCGACACGACGCCGACCGTGCCGCGCAGCGAGTCGAGCGTGACGTCGCGCAGGTCGAGTCCCGCGATCCGCACGGCGCCCGCGGTCGGGTCGTACATGCGTGAGACGAGCTGCGAGATCGTGGTCTTGCCCGCGCCCGACGGGCCGACGAGGGCGACCATGGCGCCCGGTGGCACGGCGAACGACACCTCCTTGAGCGTGTCGTCGGTGGGGTCGCCGCGCAGCGTCGCGACGGACTCGAGCGAGGCGAGCGAGACCTCGTCGGCGCGCGGGTAGCGGAACCAGACGCCGTCGAGCTCGACGCCGGCGCCGCGCGCGGTGACGGCCGCGCGCAGATCGGCGGCGCCCGGCCGCTCGGCGATGGCCGGGGTCAGGTCGAGCACCTCAAGCACGCGCTCGAAGCTGACCAGCGCGGTCATGACGTCGACCTGCACATTGCTCATCGCGGTCAGCGGACCGTACAGGCGTCCGAGGAATGCGGTCATGGCGACGACGACGCCGACGGTGAGCTCGCCGGAGATGGCCTGAAGGCCGCCGAGCCCGTAGACGACCGCGACGGCGAGCGACGCGAGCGTCGTCAGACCGACACGGAACCACGTGCCCAGCAGGGCGCGGCGCACCCCGAGGTCGCGCAGCTTGCGGGCCGTGGCCTCGTAGCGCGCCGACTCGCGGGCGGGGTCGCCGAACACCTTGGCCAGGTGCGCCCCGGCGACGTTGAAGCGCTCGTTCATGAGCTGGCCGGCGTCGGCGTTGAGCTCGTAGCCCTCCCGGGTCAGTGTCGCCAGGCGCTTGCCGAACCACCGCGCGGGCGCCACGAACGCGGGCAGCAGCACCAGGGCGAGCAGTGTGAGCCGCCACGACATGGCGAACATCGCGGCGAGCGTGAACACGATGGTCAGCCCGTTGGAGACGACGGTCTGCAACGTCGAGGTGAAGGCCTGCTGGGCGCCGAGCACGTCGCCGTTGAGCCGCTGCACGAGGGCTCCGGTGCGCGTGCGCGAGAAGAAGGCGAGCGGCATGCGCTGCACGTGGTCGAAGACCGCGGTGCGCAGGTCGAGGATCAGCCCCTCGCCGACGAACGAGGACACCCATCGCTCGGCGACCGACAGTCCGGCCGAGACGAGCGCGAGGACCGCCGCGGCCGTGGCGAGCACGACGACCAGGCGGCGGTCACCCGCGCCGATGCCGTCGTCGATGAGGTGGCGGAAGAGCAGGGGCGTCGCGGCGCCGGCGGCGGCGTCGATCGCGAGCAGGAGCAGAAAGAGCGTGAGGCGGCCCCGGTACGGCCTCGCGAAGGCGAGCACGCGGCGCAGCGTCGGGCGCGCCAACTGGTGCTCGGTCACCGAGGAGTCTTGGAGGAAGGTGCGCATGCCGCGGCCACCGCCGCGGCCGTTCATCGGGGAGTGGGGCATCGTCATGGGGCCTCCTGGGCGGGACGTCGATATGCTGAGGATAACTCATCATGTGGGAACCTCAGGAGTGCCGGTAGTATTCCCCGTATGGAGCACCATGACGACGTCGCCTGGGCCTTCGTGGACGCCCTGCACGCCGCCAGCCGTGGTCTGCGGCGCGACGCGGCGGGGTCGGGCGCCGCGGGGGTGACCCCGGGCCAACTGCGGCTGCTGCGCGTGCTGGCGCACGCGCGCAGCCCGCTGCGCGCCGTCGACCTGGCCGAAGCCCTCGACGTCGCGCCGCGCTCGGTGACGACCAAGATCGATCAGGCGGAGGCCGACGGGTTCGTGCGCCGCCTGGCCGATCCCCGCGACCGGCGCGCGCGCCTGGTCGAGCTCACCGACGCCGGCCGCGAGGCCCTGGCGCGCGTGTCGCTCGAACGGCGCCGGGGGGCCGCCGCGCGGCTGAGCCGGCTCTCCCCACCAGCGCGCGAGGAGCTCGTGCGGCTGCTGCGCGTCGTCGCGGCAGACGACGGGCCGCAGCCGTAGGGCAGGATGGTCGCCATGCTCCGCATCGGACTGACCGGCGGCATCGCGGCGGGCAAGACCGTCGTCTCGCGGCGCCTCGCCGCGCTCGGCGCCGTCGTCATCGACCACGACCAGCTCGCGCGCGACGCCGTCGCGCCCGGCTCGGTGGGCCTGGAGCGGATCGCCGAGGCCTTCGGCCCCGGGGTCATCGCGTCCGACGGGTCACTCGACCGGCCCGCGCTCGGCGTGCGCGTCTTCGCTGACGACGACGCGCGCCGGGCGCTCGAGCGGATCGTGCACCCCGAGGTGCGGCGCCTGGCCGCCGAGCGCGAGGCCGCCGCGGCCGCCCGCGACGCGCGCGCCGTCGTCGTGCACGACATCCCGCTGCTGGTCGAGACGGGCCAGGCCGACCACTTCGGGCTGCTCGTCGTCGTCGACGCGCCCGTCGAGGTGCGCATCACGCGCCTGGTCTCGCAGCGCGGCCTCGACGAGCCCGCAGCCCGGGCGCGCGTCGCCGCGCAGGCGCCCGACGACGAACGGCTGTCCGTGGCTGACGTCGTGCTCGACGGGTCTGGCTCGCGCGAGGCGCTCGAGGCTCAGGTCGACGTGCTGTGGGAGCGCGTCGCCGCCGAGGCCGACGCCGAGGCGAGCCCCGCGAGCTGAGGCGGCACGCCGGCGTCGTGGGGGAGCCAGCCGACCTGCTCGGCGTGCACGATCATGCGGTGGTCGTTGCCCCACTCACCGTCGGTCACCGAGTGGCATGACACGAGCGTGAGGTACCGGCCGCCGTCGCGCAGCCCGGCGGGCGCGGGCGCCAGCACCTCGGCGCCGCGCGCGGGATCGACCAGGTAGCCCGGGACGCGCACCTCGTAGACGAACCACGCCTGGGGCGTCTCGACCACGATGGCGTCGCCCGCGACCAGGTCGTCGATGTGCAGGAAGTTGTCGCCGTAGGTGCGCCGGTGCCCGGCGAGCGCCGTGTTGCCGACCTCGCCCGGCGCCGGGCTCTGCGGGAACCAGCCCGCCGCGCCGCGCGCGAGCACGGCGTTGGTGACGCCGACCACGATGGGCGTGCGCCCGTCGTGCGTGTCGCGCCGCACGCCCTGCTCGCCGGCCCACGACGGGACCCACAGCACGCCCATGGTCCCGGCGGCCGGCCCCGGCGGCGCGTTGTCCAGGTCGTCACGCAGTTCGCCGACCTGGTCGGGGAGCGGATGGTCGCTCGTGTACGCGTCGAGCGCGGTCGCCTCCGCGTGATTGGCGCGCCACGACGTGCCCAGGTTCTCCCACGCCCACCAACCCGCCAGCACCACTGCGGCCAGCAAGGTCAAGGCAGACAGGATCCGGACCGGGTCGAGTCGTCGCAACACCGGTCGTCCTCTCCTGTGGTCGTCGTCGCCCAGCATGCTCGCCCGAGGCTAGCAGCACTCACCCGCTTCGGCCGGGCCGGAGCCCGGGCCGTGGGTCGGACACCGATGTCGGACCCGCGGCTTACGGTGGTGACATGCGACCCGTGACCGATCTGCAGCGCGCGGTGGCCCCGTTCGAGGTCATCTCGGAGTACACCCCGTCGGGTGACCAGCCGACGGCGATCGACGACCTGACCCGGCGGATCCAGGCGGGCGAGAAGGACGTCGTGCTGCTGGGCGCCACGGGCACCGGCAAGAGCGCGACGACGGCGTGGCTCATCGAGAGGCTGCAGCGCCCGACGCTGGTCATGGCGCCCAACAAGACGCTCGCCGCGCAGCTCGCGACGGAGTTCCGCGAACTGCTGCCCCACAACGCGGTCGAGTACTTCGTCTCCTACTACGACTACTACCAGCCTGAGGCGTACATCGCGCAGACGGACACCTACATCGAGAAGGACAGCTCGATCAACGACGAGGTCGAGAGGCTGCGGCACTCGGCGACGTCGAACCTGCTCACCAGGCGCGACGTCGTCGTCGTCGCCTCGGTCAGCTGCATCTACGGCCTGGGCACCCCGCAGGAGTACGTCGACCGCATGGTCCGGCTCGACGTCGGCGACGTGGTGGACCGCGACCAGATGCTGCGGCGGTTCGTGCAGATGCAGTACACCCGCAACGACCTCGCGTTCACCCGCGGCACGTTCCGCGTGCGCGGCGATACGGTCGAGATCATCCCGGTCTACGAGGAGCTCGCGGTGCGCATCGAGTTCTTCGGCGACGAGATCGAGGCGATCGCGACGCTGCACCCGCTCACCGGCGAGGTGGTGCGTCAGGAGCAGAGCGTCTACCTGTTCCCCGCGACGCACTATGTCGCGGGCCCCGAGCGCATGGAGCGCGCCATCCAGGGCATCGAGACCGAGCTCGGGGAGCGCCTGGCCACGCTGGAGCGGCAGAACAAGCTGCTCGAGGCGCAGCGCCTGCGCATGCGCACCACCTACGACATCGAGATGATGCGGCAGATCGGCTCGTGCAACGGCATCGAGAACTACTCGATGCACATCGACGGGCGCGCGCCAGGCACGCCGCCCAACACCTTGCTCGACTACTTCCCCGAGGACTTCCTGCTCGTCATCGACGAGTCGCACCAGACCGTGCCGCAGATCGGCGCGATGTTCGAGGGCGACATGTCGCGCAAGCGCTCGCTCGTGGAGCACGGGTTCCGCCTGCCGTCCGCGATGGACAACCGGCCGCTGCGCTGGGAGGAGTTCGTTGAGCGCATCGGACAGACGGTCTACCTGTCGGCGACCCCCGGCCCGTACGAGCTGTCCCTGTCCGACGGCGTCGTCGAACAGGTCATCCGGCCCACGGGCCTGGTGGACCCGGAGGTCGTGGTCAAGCCCACGACCGGACAGATCGACGACCTGCTCGAGGAGATCCGCGCCCGGACCGAACGCGACGAGCGCGTCCTGGTCACCACGCTGACCAAGAAGATGGCCGAGGACCTCACGGACTACTTCCTGGAGAAGGGCGTGCGTGTGCAGTACCTGCACTCCGAGGTCGACACGCTGCGCCGCGTCGAGCTGCTGCGTGAGCTGCGCCTGGGCCAGTTCGACGTGCTGGTGGGCATCAACCTGCTTCGCGAGGGCCTCGACCTGCCCGAGGTCTCGCTCGTGGCGATCCTCGACGCCGACAAGGAGGGCTTCCTGCGCTCGGCCACGTCGCTCATCCAGACCATCGGCCGCGCGGCGCGCAACGTCACGGGGCAGGTGCACATGTACGCCGACAAGGTGACACCCGCGATGGCCCAGGCCATCGAGGAGACCAACAGGCGCCGCGAGAAGCAGGTCGCCTACAACCGCGACAACGGCGTCGACCCCCAGCCGTTGCGCAAGAAGATCGCCGACGTCACCGACATGCTCGCGCGCGAGGACATCGACACCCAACAGCTTCTCGCGGGCGGTTACCGCAAGGCGGTCGACCCCGGCGCGCGCCGGGCCAAGGCGCCGGTGCCAGGCAGCCCCAAGGAGGGCGCCACCACGGGCAACCGCCTCGCGGGGGCCGCCGCGGGAGAGCTCGCCGAGCTCATCCAGGAGCTGTCCGACCAGATGCACGCCGCGGCCGCAGAGCTGCAGTTCGAGGTCGCCGCGCGCCTGCGCGACGAGATCGCGGGGCTCAAGAAGGAGTTGCGACAAATGCAGGCAGCCACCGCATAATCGCAGGTCACAGCCCCCGTGTGGACGTCGGCGCAGGCCGATCGGCGGTTACCGTAGAGTACGTCCCGTGGAGGGGAGTACCTCGTCACGGGGGAGTCGTCAGCACGGCGGGTGAGGATGCCCGTCCGGCTCCGCCGCCCGCGCGCTCGCGCGGGGAGGAAGACCTTCGGTGCTTCGTCCTACCCACCGAGAGGTTTCGCCTGTGACCGTGCCCTTCTGGGC is a window from the Xylanimonas ulmi genome containing:
- a CDS encoding TIGR01777 family oxidoreductase, giving the protein MDIAVSGASGLIGRALTWSLTADGHRVVPLVRPGRPGAGVAWDPERGVIDGSGLEGLDAVVHLAGQGVASGPWSAARRERILGSRRDGAALLAGAMARLARPPRVLVSGSAVGYYGSRGDQVLTEDAEPGGDFLARVCVAWEAATRAAREAGVRVVHVRTGMVLATSGGALGPQRVAFRLGLGAKAGDGRQWMSWIHLDDEVAAIRHAIETPSLAGAANLVSPHPVTNAQFARSFARSLGRRAPLTIPRLATALPFGVGPLVESLLFVSQRAVPAALERAGFRFRHPDLDEALASL
- the uvrB gene encoding excinuclease ABC subunit UvrB → MRPVTDLQRAVAPFEVISEYTPSGDQPTAIDDLTRRIQAGEKDVVLLGATGTGKSATTAWLIERLQRPTLVMAPNKTLAAQLATEFRELLPHNAVEYFVSYYDYYQPEAYIAQTDTYIEKDSSINDEVERLRHSATSNLLTRRDVVVVASVSCIYGLGTPQEYVDRMVRLDVGDVVDRDQMLRRFVQMQYTRNDLAFTRGTFRVRGDTVEIIPVYEELAVRIEFFGDEIEAIATLHPLTGEVVRQEQSVYLFPATHYVAGPERMERAIQGIETELGERLATLERQNKLLEAQRLRMRTTYDIEMMRQIGSCNGIENYSMHIDGRAPGTPPNTLLDYFPEDFLLVIDESHQTVPQIGAMFEGDMSRKRSLVEHGFRLPSAMDNRPLRWEEFVERIGQTVYLSATPGPYELSLSDGVVEQVIRPTGLVDPEVVVKPTTGQIDDLLEEIRARTERDERVLVTTLTKKMAEDLTDYFLEKGVRVQYLHSEVDTLRRVELLRELRLGQFDVLVGINLLREGLDLPEVSLVAILDADKEGFLRSATSLIQTIGRAARNVTGQVHMYADKVTPAMAQAIEETNRRREKQVAYNRDNGVDPQPLRKKIADVTDMLAREDIDTQQLLAGGYRKAVDPGARRAKAPVPGSPKEGATTGNRLAGAAAGELAELIQELSDQMHAAAAELQFEVAARLRDEIAGLKKELRQMQAATA
- a CDS encoding 6-phosphofructokinase is translated as MRVGLLTGGGDVPGLNAAIRAVVKRGEGRHGHSIVGFRNGWRGLADGDVMQLGRQHIRNVLATGGTLLGTARYHPHSDDGGMDAVLSTLEAERIEALIVVGGDGTLHAASKVAEAGIRIVAIPKTIDNDVWGTDRSIGFDTAVTIATEAVDRIHTTAESHNRVMLVEVMGRTAGWIAATAGIAGGAEVVLAPEQPFDIDKIVKFLKHRHRAHASFSIIVVAEGAVPAEGTSMQYETQLGRFGEIVAGSISERLKVEIADRTGFDTRVTVLGHIQRGGSPTAADRILGSRFGVAAIDAVTRGETGMMTALRGDEIVLVPLSEIAGKVKHVPTELLDVAQTLA
- the coaE gene encoding dephospho-CoA kinase, with the translated sequence MLRIGLTGGIAAGKTVVSRRLAALGAVVIDHDQLARDAVAPGSVGLERIAEAFGPGVIASDGSLDRPALGVRVFADDDARRALERIVHPEVRRLAAEREAAAAARDARAVVVHDIPLLVETGQADHFGLLVVVDAPVEVRITRLVSQRGLDEPAARARVAAQAPDDERLSVADVVLDGSGSREALEAQVDVLWERVAAEADAEASPAS
- a CDS encoding MarR family winged helix-turn-helix transcriptional regulator, with amino-acid sequence MEHHDDVAWAFVDALHAASRGLRRDAAGSGAAGVTPGQLRLLRVLAHARSPLRAVDLAEALDVAPRSVTTKIDQAEADGFVRRLADPRDRRARLVELTDAGREALARVSLERRRGAAARLSRLSPPAREELVRLLRVVAADDGPQP
- a CDS encoding sortase domain-bontaining protein, which translates into the protein MTLLAAVVLAGWWAWENLGTSWRANHAEATALDAYTSDHPLPDQVGELRDDLDNAPPGPAAGTMGVLWVPSWAGEQGVRRDTHDGRTPIVVGVTNAVLARGAAGWFPQSPAPGEVGNTALAGHRRTYGDNFLHIDDLVAGDAIVVETPQAWFVYEVRVPGYLVDPARGAEVLAPAPAGLRDGGRYLTLVSCHSVTDGEWGNDHRMIVHAEQVGWLPHDAGVPPQLAGLASASASAATRSHSTST
- a CDS encoding ABC transporter ATP-binding protein yields the protein MTMPHSPMNGRGGGRGMRTFLQDSSVTEHQLARPTLRRVLAFARPYRGRLTLFLLLLAIDAAAGAATPLLFRHLIDDGIGAGDRRLVVVLATAAAVLALVSAGLSVAERWVSSFVGEGLILDLRTAVFDHVQRMPLAFFSRTRTGALVQRLNGDVLGAQQAFTSTLQTVVSNGLTIVFTLAAMFAMSWRLTLLALVLLPAFVAPARWFGKRLATLTREGYELNADAGQLMNERFNVAGAHLAKVFGDPARESARYEATARKLRDLGVRRALLGTWFRVGLTTLASLAVAVVYGLGGLQAISGELTVGVVVAMTAFLGRLYGPLTAMSNVQVDVMTALVSFERVLEVLDLTPAIAERPGAADLRAAVTARGAGVELDGVWFRYPRADEVSLASLESVATLRGDPTDDTLKEVSFAVPPGAMVALVGPSGAGKTTISQLVSRMYDPTAGAVRIAGLDLRDVTLDSLRGTVGVVSQEAHLFHDTIAENLRFARPEASDADLEAALRGAHVWDLVASLPEGLDTVVGDRGYRLSGGERQRLAIARLLLKAPDVVVLDEATAHLDSESEAAVQAALDRALVGRTSLVIAHRLSTVRAADLIVVLDGGRVVESGTHTDLLAAGGLYADLHATQFAHEPAA
- the rpsA gene encoding 30S ribosomal protein S1, giving the protein MTIPTTRSVPQVAVNDIGTEEDLLAAIDATIKNFNDGDIVEGTIVKVDRDEVLLDIGYKTEGVIPSRELSIKHDVDPSEVVSLGDVVEALVLQKEDKEGRLILSKKRAQYERAWGTIEKIKEEDGVVTGTVIEVVKGGLILDIGLRGFLPASLVEMRRVRDLMPYVGKEIEAKIIELDKNRNNVVLSRRAWLEQTQSEVRSTFLQTLQKGQVRPGVVSSIVNFGAFVDLGGVDGLVHVSELSWKHIDHPSEVVEVGQEVTVEVLDVDFDRERVSLSLKATQEDPWQTFARTHAIGQVVPGKVTKLVPFGAFVRVEDGIEGLVHISELAVRHVELPEQVVTVGQEVFVKVIDIDLERRRISLSLKQANEGVDPESEDFDPALYGMAAEYDENGEYKYPEGFDPETNEWLEGFEAQREAWEAEYAKAHERWTAHREQVRAAYAADADAAADTATGGGSSSYSSAAPAVEATGTLASDEALAALREKLTGN
- a CDS encoding NUDIX domain-containing protein, translated to MAWRTRSSRTAYSNQWIRVREDEVVMPDGRDGLYGVVEMRHPAVFVVALDDADRVLLVDVDRYTVGRSLEVVAGGSDGEPALVAAQRELREEAGLEADEWVRVGAMNALNGVCVAPEVVFVARGLRTARDAALAMSQAEEGIEQVRWVPFGTALAMMASGEITDGETMAALALALAGGHVGVS
- a CDS encoding class I SAM-dependent methyltransferase, whose amino-acid sequence is MSEIESVGYRHVPDAEGGAAGRGWWDAHAAEYLDEHREFLGDAGFRWGPEGLTEAQAHLLGDVAGRRVLEVGAGGAQCSRWLATRGADVVATDVSHGMLAAAARLDAATGARVPVLQADARALPFADASFDVAFTSFGAIPFVPDAARVHAEAARVLRPGGRWVFSVTHPLRWAFPDDPTTRGLTAHRSYFDRRPYVEQDASGRVVYAEYHRTVGDHVRDVVTAGLRLLDLVEPEWPAWNDQVWGGWGPERGAYLPGTAVFVCERPA